The DNA segment CTTTGTGGTAGTCTTAGCGGTGGCGAACAGCAAAAAGTAGCTATTGCTATGGCACTTCTTCAAGAACCTGAAGTATTACTTTGCGATGAGATTAGTTCAGCACTCGACACCAATAGTGAAAAAGAAATTTTTACACTGTTAAACAAACTACGAGAAACATCAGATATCTCTATAGTAATGATTTCTCACAGTTTATCTTTACTTAAAAACTTCTGCGATAAAGTAATTATCATCGATGATTCTACAATTAAAGATATTATTATACCTAACAAAGATATTAAAGATGATTACGACAGCAATTATTATAAGTATGTAAAGGAGTTTTTATTGGATGATTGATTTATTCTTAAAAAATTATGATGGTATAGTAAAAGCTTTTTGGGAAACAAATTATATGATGGGAATTTCTATGGTTACAGTTTTTGTAATCTCTATGCCACTAGGTATTCTATTATTTTCACTTAATAAAGATTATTTACTGAAAAATAAAGCATTATATGAAGGGCTTAGTATTTTCTTAAATGCTCTTCGCAGTGTCCCCTTCTTAATATTTGTATTTATATTAATACCTGTCAATAGATTTTTATTTAAAACGTCATTTGGTAATATTGCAGCTATTTTACCTTTAACACTCGTTGGAGTTAGCTTATATGCTCGTTTTGTAGAGCAAGCATTGCTGAATGTTCCTCAAAAAATTATTGATAGAGCTATTAGTATGGGAGCTACGAAATTCCAAATTATTAGATACTTTCTCTTACCAGCAACAGTCGGAAATTTAATTTTATCCTTTACCTATACAACCATTAGCTTGTTAGCATATACCACTGTAATGGGTGTTATTGGGGCTGGCGGATTAGGTGAATTTGCCTTCAGGTATGGCTATCAAGAATACGATTATAATCTTATGTATTTAATTGTACTTATATTTATTATATATGTATTTATTATTCAAACAATTGGTTATGGATTAGCCAAAAAATTCACAGGTAAAAAAGAAAAATAATTTTATTGAACTATTTTATAAACATATATTCCTATAAATAAGTATTCAAACACCTCTAAACTTATAAACAATCTAAGGAGACAAAAAATGAAAAAATTACTATCAATTTGCGCAAGTTTATTAGCGCTTGTATTAGTATTAACCGCTTGTTCAAGCAAAACTGAAACTAAAAAAGAAAATGTTACTATCAAAGTAGCTTCTCATACTGCACCTATGACAGATATGCTAGAGATGATTAAAGACGATTTGAAAAAAGAAGGATATAACCTTGAATTAGTTAAAGTATCTGATAATGTTCAAGCTAACGTTGCATTAAATAATAAAGAAGTAGATGCAAACTTCTTCCAACACAAACCATTTATGGAGCAATTTAACGCAAAAAACAAAGGTAATTTAGTTGCGGTTCAACCTATTTACAATGCAACTGTTGCTTTCTATTCAAAAGATATTAAAGACATTAAAGATCTTAAAAACGGAGCTGATGTAGCTATTCCATCTGATCCAACAAATATGGCACGTGCTTTACGCCTATTAGATCATGGTAAAGTTATCACACTTAAAGATCCAAATAGTTATACTGTAACTGTAGATGATATTAAAGAAAATCCAAAAAATCTTAAATTCTCACCTATTAGTTTACTTAACTTAAATGAAGCATATAAAGAAAAAGACCTAGTATTCAACTACCCTACTTATATTGCTAAATTAAACCTTACACCTGGTAAAGATGGACTTCTAGTTGAAGATGAAAAAGATTCTACTTTTGCAGTAAGTTTAGTTGCACGTGAAGATAATAAAGACTCTGATGCAGTAAAAGCTCTTAAAAAAGCTCTTGCTAGTGAAAAAATTAAAAACTTCATTAATGAAAAACTAAAAGGACACGCAACTCCTGCATTTTAATTTTAACTCTTACTCATAAAGATTTTTTACCACTATTTCCTTAAAGTTAGATTAGAAGTCTAGCTTTAAGGATTTTTTTTCACTCTAAATAAACATAGAAAAAACGAGTCTTTCGACTCGTTTTCTTATTACTTTTCTATTTTAATAATTTTTCAAATGCTTCTCTTACTTGTCCTACAGAGAATCCAATAATTACTTGAATAGCTTTACCATTACGCGCAACTCCAAGAGCTCCAGATTGTTTAATAAAGTTATCATCTTTTACTAAGCTTTCATCTTGTACATTAACACGTAATCTTGTTACACAGTTAGTTACATCAACGACGTTATCTTTTCCACCTAAACCTTCTAAAATAATTGCTGCTTGATCCGCATAAGCTGTAGCATCATCAACAACTTCTGTTTTAGCTGCTTCTTTACCTCTTTCACGGTATTCTTGTTTAGAGTAAAGTTTAGTTTCAGCATCATCTTCTTCACGACCTGGTGTGTTTAAGTTGAATTTAAGAATCATAAATCTAAACACGAAGAAGTAAATTACTGAGAATATTAATCCTATTATAATTTGAACAAACATTTGTCCAGAGTGATTTTTGAACATTGGTAGCCAGTTAAGTGCTAAGAAGTCGATTAATCCACTTCCGAAGTTACCTACAACTCCAAATTGATACATAGTTGCTGACATTGCTGCTCCTAATACTGCGTGAGTAGCGAATAACATTGGAGCTGCGAATAAGAATGTAAACTCGATTGGTTCAGTAATTCCTGTTAAGAAACCAGTAAGAGCTGCTGGGATTAATAACCCTGCTACAACCTTTTTCTTTTTATCTTTAGCTGTAACATACATAGCTAAAGCTGCTGCTGGTAAACCAAATACTTTTGAGTTACCGTGTAATGAGAATCCACCTTGTGGGAATAACTCTTTTAATGGAGTTGTGCTTTGAGAGAACTCTTTAATATGTTGCACCCAGTACGCTGTAATTCCATTTTCTACTGCTGCTGGTCCAAACATAAATGGTCCATAGATGAAGTGGTGTAATCCTGTTGGGATTAAAATTCTTTCTAAGAAAGTATAAGTAAATACTCCAGCAATTCCAGATACTTTTAAGAATCCTTGTAAAGCAGCAATTCCTAATTGAACTTTTGGCCATAAAAGAGCTGTTAAAAATGCAGCTGGAATCATTAAAATAAATCCTATTAAAATAACAAATGTTGAACCTTGGAAAATTCCTAATAACTCAGGAAGTTTTTTATCAAAGTATTTGTTGTGAATCCAAACTGAAATTGATGCAATAATGATAGAACCGATAATTGAAGTATCTAGTGTGATTGCTCCAGCGATTCTAGTTAAACCTGTTGGTAATTTTAAAGCTGGCGTTACATCCACTCCGAAGAATGGGAATACTGTTAAGAACCCATTGATGAAGTAGTTAAAAATCATATAAATTAAGAACGCTTCTAATGCTGCACGCCCATTTGCTTTTTTAGCAAGACCAATCGGAATACCAAGAGCGAAAACTACTGGCATTTGGTTAAAGATTGTCCATCCACCTTGTTCTATTACGAACCAGAAGTTGTACCAAAGTGTCCCTTCTGTCGCAATGCTCCCTACTAAGTTAGGGTTTTTAAAGATTGAAGTTAATCCTACTACTAATCCGAAGAATGCGAATATAATAGATGGCATTAACATAGCGCCTCCAAAACGCTGAATTTTTTGTAACATAACATTTTCCTCCTTTTATTTATTTTTCTGCTAATGTTACTTCTAAGCCATTATGGTCAGAAATTATTGGATAATTTACATTATTAAAGATAACATAACTTTCTTCAACATTTAATTTTTTGTTAGAAAATATATAATCCAATTTCTTCTGACACATAGAATCTTCCCAACCACTGATATTTTTATACACGGTAACTCCTTTATCTTTTTTTAGAGCCATTTCATAAGTATCAAATAAACCTTGTTCAAGTATAGCTTTATATTCATCTACTTGATTAAAGTAATCTGTATTGAAATCTCCCATAAAAATTTTAAGATTTGTATTATCTGTATAATTTACTAAGTTGTAAAGATTTTGTTCTATGTCTTCTCCTTTACAAGTTGGCAAGTTCATATGACAACTGTAAAATTCTACAATTTCATCATTTATTTTTAAATCTACTTTTAAAATTTTTCTTGATTCTATAGAGGTCACGGTTTGTTGTGCCGTACAGTAAAAATCCTCTACGGCAACAACGTCACCTTTAGCTAAGATTGCTAAGCCCTCTTCAAATTTATCAAAACCAATATGTGAGTAAGTCCAATAATATTTATATCCTTGCTCTCCATATTCATTTATTTTATCTAATAATAATTTTCCGAAATTGTCTTCTCTAATCCCTAGTTCTATAAGTTCACTACTAATCAATTGGTTTACTTCTTGCATCGCTATCACGTCATATTTTTTTTCTACGATAGTTTTCGCTAAAATATTCAATTTTTCTAGTTGATTTTCTTCTAACCAACTATGAACATTTATTGTTAGTAGTTTCATAGTTACATCCTCACTATTTTTTCTATTTATTCCAAATTTCTTCATTGTACTGAGTAATTGTACGGTCTGATGAGAAGAATCCTGCTTTAGCTATATTAACAATTACTTTTCTTAACCATAAGTCACGATCTTCATAATCTGCTAACATCTCTTCTTTTTTCGCATAATACTCTTCAAAATCAATAAGTGTCATGAACCAGTCTTTGTTTAATAGTTCATTGTACAATCTTTCTAATCTTTCTTTATTTCCAAGTTTTACTAAATCTTCTGAAATAATAAAGTCAACTACTTCTTTTACTCCATCTTTATTGTAGTAATCTTTTGAAACATACCCAGCAGTTTCATATAGTTTGATAATCTCATCACTTTCTTTACCGAAAATATAGATATTCTCACGTCCAACAAGCTCATCAATCTCTACATTAGCACCATCTAATGTTCCAAGTGTTAATGCTCCATTTAGCATAAATTTCATATTACCTGTTCCACTAGCTTCTTTTGATGCTAGTGAGATTTGTTCAGAAATATCTGTCGCTGGAATTAATTTTTCTGCAACACTTACGTTGTAGTTTTCAACTAAGTATACATTTAAGTATTTATTTACTTCTGGATCATTATTAATTAACTCTGATAGACATAAAATTAAATGAATGATATCTTGTGCTATGACATATGCTGGAGCAGCTTTACCACCGAAAAATACTGTAATTTTACGTTTTGGTAATTTTCCATTTTTAATATCAAGATATTTTTTTATTACATATAAAGCGTTCATTTGTTGACGTTTATATTCATGGAATCTCTTGATTTGAGTATCGATAATACTATTTTCATCTAACTCAATTCCTTGTGTTTCTTTCAAGTATTCTTTTAGAATAAGTTTATTTTCGTGTTTAATTTCTTCTAATTTAGCTGCTACTTCTTTACTATCAACAAAAGCTAATAGTTTTTCTAATTTAGTTGCATCTGTTAAATACTCATCACCAATTAGTTCTTTTAAGTACGCTGCTAATGGTCTATTAGAAAACTCTAACCAACGTCTAAATGTGATACCATTAGTTTTGTTGTTGAATTTCTCTGGATATAACTCATAGAAATGTTTTAATTCAGAGTTCTTAAGAATTTCTGTGTGTAAGTAAGCAACTCCGTTTACACTATTTGAGAAGTGAATATCCATGTTTGCCATATGTACACGATTATATTTATCAATGATTTGAATGTCTTCACCTTCATATTTAGAACGTATTACTGCATCTAATTTCTTAATAATTGTTACTAAATGCGGCACTACTTCTTCTAAAAATTCTAATGGCCATTTTTCTAATGCTTCAGCCAAGATAGTATGGTTTGTATATCCTGTCATTTTTTGGACGATTGAGTATGCTTCTTCAAACTCAATTCCATAATTTTCTATCATAAGACGAATAAGTTCTGGAATTACCATACTTGGATGCGTATCATTAATTTGAACATACGCGTATTCATATAAATCATGAATATTGCTTCCTTTAGCACGAGCTTCATCAATAATTAATTGTGCCGCATTTGATACCATGAAGTATTGTTGATAAATACGTAAAAGTTCACCATTTCTATCACTATCATCTGGATATAAGAACAATGTTAAATTTTTCTTGATATCTGTTTTATCAAAACTAATTCCTTCGTTAATAATCGAACTATCGATTGAATCAATATCAAATAAGTTTAGATAGTTTTTAGTCTCTTTTTTATAACCAAGGACATCAATTCGTTTTAATGATGATGTTAGACTAAAGTTTTTAAATGGTACTGTATATTTTACATCAGTATCTATTAACCAAGAATTATCTTCAATCCAGAAGTTTGGTTCTGCATGTTGTTCATTTTTAGAAAATACTTGTTTAAATAAACCACAGTGGTAATTTAATCCTACACCATCTCCGTTAATTCCTAAAGAAGAGATAGAATCAATAAAACATGATGCTAAACGTCCTAACCCTCCATTACCTAATGATGGCTCTAATTCTACTTCTTCAACTTCACTTAGACGTTTATTTGCTGCTGCTAATTCTTTTTCAACTTCGTCATATATTCCAAGATTTATTAAATTATTTGATAATAATTTACCAATTAAAAATTCTGCAGAAATATAATAAACTTTTTTCTTATCGCTGTTTAATTCTTTTTTCTCAGCTTCTTCTTTTACATAGTTCAACAATTGAATATAAAGTTCTTTATTATTCAAATCACTTAGATTTTTTGTTGTTTTTTCTCGTACATAATTACTAAAAGTCATATTATCCTCTCTCTCTTGCATATAGTTTTGTAATATTTTTCAAGAACTCTTTTCGTTCTGAAGTTAGGTCCTCTTCTAACATTCTCCATTCCCAGTTTCCTCCAACTGTAGATGGAATGTTCATTCTACTAGTAGTATCTTTATCTAGTAAATCTTGCATTGTTACAATCGCATAGTCACTTACTGATGAATAAATTCCTCGAATCATTGCTTCTGTAATTTTTTCACCATCTCGACGGTTTAAATAAGTATCAACAAACTCTTTTCCTTTTTCATCCAATTCAGCATACCAACCGTTAACTACATCATTATCATGTGTCCCAGTGTATGCTACACTATTTTGCGTATAATGATGTGGACGGTCTAAGTTGTCTTCTCCAGGAAACGCAAATTGAAGAATCTTCATACCTGGATAAGTAGAATCTTCTAGAAGTTTTTCGGCTTTAGCATCGATAAATCCAAGATTTTCTGCAATAATTGGTAAATCTCCTAATTCTGCTTTTATTTTTTCAAATAGTTCAATACCAGGTCCTGCTTCCCAAGTTCCTATAGCTGCTATTTCAGCATTACTGTCTATTTGCCAGTAATCAGAAAATCCTTTGAAGTGATCTATACGAAGCACATCATACATTTTGAAACTTTCTTGAACTCGATATACCCACCAAGAATAATTTTGTTCTCTATGTTTTTCCCAATTATAGATTGGATTCCCCCAAAGTTGACCAGTAGGGCTAAAATCATCAGCAGGGCATCCTGCTACATAAAGAGGTTCATTATCTTCATTCACCTTGAATAGTTCTGGCATTGTCCACATTTCTACACTATCAGCACTAACATATATTGGCATATCTCCAATAATTTTAATTCCTTTTGAGTTTGCGTAATTCTTAAGAGCTAACCATTGTTTGAAGAAAAAGTACTGCGTTATTGTGTAATAACGAATACTATCTTGTAGCTCTATACGATATTTTTCGCGGGCACTTATTTCAGCACGTTTTATATCCTCATCCCAATGAATGAAGCTTTGATAACCAAAACTTTCTTTAATTGCCATATATTCAGCATAATCAACTAACCAGCTTGCATTTTCTTTTTCAAATTTCTCAATTTCGGCTAAAACTTTATCGCTTTTAACAACATTAGCGACCGCTTTTTCTAAAATTGGTCTTCTCGCATCAAACAGTAATCCATAGTCTACTTTTTCTGGATTATCTCCAAAGTTAACTCCTTCATAGTCTACTTTTTCTAAAAGACCTTCTTCTTCTAATAAGTCGAAGTCAATTAGATTTAAATTCCCTGCCACTGCAGAAAAACTTTGATAAGGAGAATCTCCGTAACTCGTTGTTGTTAGTGGTAAAAGTTGCCAATATGTTTGTTGAGTCTCTTCTAAAAAATCAACAAAATCATAAGCGCTTTTCCCAAATGTTCCAATACCTTGTTTCCCAGGTAGTGATGTAATATGCATCAATACCCCACTTGAACGTCTTCTCATTTTCGTCTCCTCCGTAAAATTTTACAACTTATAATTACTTTAACTACTTAACAATAATTATTATAATAAAACCGTTTCATCTTGTCAATACATTTAGGTAATTCTTTTATTTTTTTCTTCTGACATATCCGTAAATGTTAGATTTTTATAAAGAGATTTATGTTACTCTTGATTTTTTATGACTATACGTTTATAATAGTAAGATGAAATTTTAGAAAGGTTTAGGGAGTATGAGTAAATATAAGCAAGTCTATAATGATATCAAAGGAAAAATTGATACACGTTTCTATAAACGTAATACTGAATTGCCTAGTGAAAATGACTTAGTAAGAGAATATGGTTATTCAAAAGATACAATAAGAAAAGCATTATCACTTTTAGAATTAGATGGATATATACAAAAAATAAAAGGAAAAAATTCTTTAATTCTAGGACATGGACGTATTAAAAACAATTATTTAGGAAATATTAAAACTTCAGCAGAATTAAATATAGATGGAAAATACGAAATAAAAACAAACCTTGAAAGCCTATATATAATTCAAGGTGATAAAAGAATTATGGATATCTTTGGCGCAAATGAAAGCAATGATTTTTATCGCGTCAGTCGAAGCAGAACAATTAATGGAGAACGACTTGAGTATGAAGTTTCATATTTTGATCGTTCATTAGTCCCTTTTTTAAATAAAGATATAGCAGAAAATTCAATTTATAAATATTTAGAAACTGAACTTGGTCTTAATATCACACATTCACGTCGTGAAATTTCATTCAGATATGCTACTGATGAAGAAAAACAACATATGGATCTTGGAATCTATGATATGGTTGCTGTTGTTGAAAGTATTACTTACTTATCGAATGGTAATATTCTTCAATACGGTGTTTTAAGTTACCGTCCAGATAAATTCACCTTTGTTACAATGGCAAAAAGATAACACAAAAAACTAATCAAACACACCTCAAATATTAGACTTTTCTCAAGTCCAATCTTCGAGGTGTGTTTTAAATTTATTTATTAGCTTCTATTTTAATCTTTCTTCTAATTCTGCTTTTAATTCTTCGAATCCTGGTTTTCCTAGAAGTGCAAACATATTTTTCTTATATGCTTCTACTCCTGGTTGGTCAAATGGATTTAATCCTTGCATATATCCAGAGATACCTACTGCTTTTTCAAAGAAGTATACTAAGTATCCGAATGTAAACTCACTCATATCTGGAAGTTCAACTACAAAGTTAGGTACTCCTCCATCTGTATGCGCAAGTAATGTACCTTCAAATGCTTTTGTATTGACAAAATCCATAGTTTTTCCTGCCAGGTAATTAAGCCCATCAAGATTATTTTCAGCTTCTTTAAGTTCTATATCTTTGTTTGGAGTTTTAACTTTTAAGATTGTTTCTAAAAGAATACGACGTCCTTCTTGAACATATTGTCCCATTGAGTGTAAGTCTGTTGAAAAGCATACACTTGATGGATATAATGCTTTTCCATCTTTACCTTCAGACTCTCCATAAAGTTGTTTCCACCATTCATTAAAGTAAACCATTGACGGCTCATAAGAAACTAAGATTTCAATTAATTTTCCTTTTTGTTGTAAAATGTTACGCATTACTGCATATTGGTATGCAATGTTTTTGCTTAAATCTGGTATAGAAAGTTCATCCTGTGCTAACTTAGCACCTGCCATCATTTTATCAATATCAACACCACTAACCGCGATTGGTAATAATCCAACAGCTGTAAGAACTGTAAAACGTCCTCCAACATCGTCAGGTACTACAAAAGTTTCATATCCTTCATCATCAGCAAGTGATTTTAATGCCCCACGTGCTTTATCTGTTGTTGCATAAATTCTTTCGCGAGCTCCTTCTTTTCCATATTTTTCTTCAAGTAATTCTTTAAAAATACGAAAAGCTATTGCTGGTTCAGTAGTTGTCCCTGATTTTGAAATTACATTTACTGAAAAATCTTTTCCAGTAGTTTTCAGGTAATTCACTAATTCTTGCGTATAAGTTGAAGAAATTGTGTGACCTACAAAAAATACTTGAGGAGTTTTGCGATCTTTTTCATAGAAGTTGTAAAAACTATCATTTAACATTTCTATAGCTGCACGAGCTCCTAAATAAGATCCACCTATTCCGATAACAACAAGCACATCAGAATTGTTTTGAATTTTTTTACTAGCTTCTTTAATACGTGCAAATTCCTCTTTATCATAATTAGTCGGTAATTCCAACCAACCTAAGAAATCATTTCCGATCCCTGTTTTGTTATGCAGCTGATTATGTGCAACTTTCACATAATCCTCCATATTTTTCACTTCTTGTTCATTAAAGAAATTTAA comes from the Gemella morbillorum genome and includes:
- a CDS encoding methionine ABC transporter permease, which encodes MIDLFLKNYDGIVKAFWETNYMMGISMVTVFVISMPLGILLFSLNKDYLLKNKALYEGLSIFLNALRSVPFLIFVFILIPVNRFLFKTSFGNIAAILPLTLVGVSLYARFVEQALLNVPQKIIDRAISMGATKFQIIRYFLLPATVGNLILSFTYTTISLLAYTTVMGVIGAGGLGEFAFRYGYQEYDYNLMYLIVLIFIIYVFIIQTIGYGLAKKFTGKKEK
- a CDS encoding MetQ/NlpA family ABC transporter substrate-binding protein, coding for MKKLLSICASLLALVLVLTACSSKTETKKENVTIKVASHTAPMTDMLEMIKDDLKKEGYNLELVKVSDNVQANVALNNKEVDANFFQHKPFMEQFNAKNKGNLVAVQPIYNATVAFYSKDIKDIKDLKNGADVAIPSDPTNMARALRLLDHGKVITLKDPNSYTVTVDDIKENPKNLKFSPISLLNLNEAYKEKDLVFNYPTYIAKLNLTPGKDGLLVEDEKDSTFAVSLVAREDNKDSDAVKALKKALASEKIKNFINEKLKGHATPAF
- a CDS encoding alpha-glucoside-specific PTS transporter subunit IIBC, with protein sequence MLQKIQRFGGAMLMPSIIFAFFGLVVGLTSIFKNPNLVGSIATEGTLWYNFWFVIEQGGWTIFNQMPVVFALGIPIGLAKKANGRAALEAFLIYMIFNYFINGFLTVFPFFGVDVTPALKLPTGLTRIAGAITLDTSIIGSIIIASISVWIHNKYFDKKLPELLGIFQGSTFVILIGFILMIPAAFLTALLWPKVQLGIAALQGFLKVSGIAGVFTYTFLERILIPTGLHHFIYGPFMFGPAAVENGITAYWVQHIKEFSQSTTPLKELFPQGGFSLHGNSKVFGLPAAALAMYVTAKDKKKKVVAGLLIPAALTGFLTGITEPIEFTFLFAAPMLFATHAVLGAAMSATMYQFGVVGNFGSGLIDFLALNWLPMFKNHSGQMFVQIIIGLIFSVIYFFVFRFMILKFNLNTPGREEDDAETKLYSKQEYRERGKEAAKTEVVDDATAYADQAAIILEGLGGKDNVVDVTNCVTRLRVNVQDESLVKDDNFIKQSGALGVARNGKAIQVIIGFSVGQVREAFEKLLK
- a CDS encoding endonuclease/exonuclease/phosphatase family protein; protein product: MKLLTINVHSWLEENQLEKLNILAKTIVEKKYDVIAMQEVNQLISSELIELGIREDNFGKLLLDKINEYGEQGYKYYWTYSHIGFDKFEEGLAILAKGDVVAVEDFYCTAQQTVTSIESRKILKVDLKINDEIVEFYSCHMNLPTCKGEDIEQNLYNLVNYTDNTNLKIFMGDFNTDYFNQVDEYKAILEQGLFDTYEMALKKDKGVTVYKNISGWEDSMCQKKLDYIFSNKKLNVEESYVIFNNVNYPIISDHNGLEVTLAEK
- the glgP gene encoding glycogen/starch/alpha-glucan family phosphorylase, which translates into the protein MTFSNYVREKTTKNLSDLNNKELYIQLLNYVKEEAEKKELNSDKKKVYYISAEFLIGKLLSNNLINLGIYDEVEKELAAANKRLSEVEEVELEPSLGNGGLGRLASCFIDSISSLGINGDGVGLNYHCGLFKQVFSKNEQHAEPNFWIEDNSWLIDTDVKYTVPFKNFSLTSSLKRIDVLGYKKETKNYLNLFDIDSIDSSIINEGISFDKTDIKKNLTLFLYPDDSDRNGELLRIYQQYFMVSNAAQLIIDEARAKGSNIHDLYEYAYVQINDTHPSMVIPELIRLMIENYGIEFEEAYSIVQKMTGYTNHTILAEALEKWPLEFLEEVVPHLVTIIKKLDAVIRSKYEGEDIQIIDKYNRVHMANMDIHFSNSVNGVAYLHTEILKNSELKHFYELYPEKFNNKTNGITFRRWLEFSNRPLAAYLKELIGDEYLTDATKLEKLLAFVDSKEVAAKLEEIKHENKLILKEYLKETQGIELDENSIIDTQIKRFHEYKRQQMNALYVIKKYLDIKNGKLPKRKITVFFGGKAAPAYVIAQDIIHLILCLSELINNDPEVNKYLNVYLVENYNVSVAEKLIPATDISEQISLASKEASGTGNMKFMLNGALTLGTLDGANVEIDELVGRENIYIFGKESDEIIKLYETAGYVSKDYYNKDGVKEVVDFIISEDLVKLGNKERLERLYNELLNKDWFMTLIDFEEYYAKKEEMLADYEDRDLWLRKVIVNIAKAGFFSSDRTITQYNEEIWNK
- the malQ gene encoding 4-alpha-glucanotransferase, encoding MRRRSSGVLMHITSLPGKQGIGTFGKSAYDFVDFLEETQQTYWQLLPLTTTSYGDSPYQSFSAVAGNLNLIDFDLLEEEGLLEKVDYEGVNFGDNPEKVDYGLLFDARRPILEKAVANVVKSDKVLAEIEKFEKENASWLVDYAEYMAIKESFGYQSFIHWDEDIKRAEISAREKYRIELQDSIRYYTITQYFFFKQWLALKNYANSKGIKIIGDMPIYVSADSVEMWTMPELFKVNEDNEPLYVAGCPADDFSPTGQLWGNPIYNWEKHREQNYSWWVYRVQESFKMYDVLRIDHFKGFSDYWQIDSNAEIAAIGTWEAGPGIELFEKIKAELGDLPIIAENLGFIDAKAEKLLEDSTYPGMKILQFAFPGEDNLDRPHHYTQNSVAYTGTHDNDVVNGWYAELDEKGKEFVDTYLNRRDGEKITEAMIRGIYSSVSDYAIVTMQDLLDKDTTSRMNIPSTVGGNWEWRMLEEDLTSERKEFLKNITKLYARERG
- a CDS encoding UTRA domain-containing protein; this translates as MSKYKQVYNDIKGKIDTRFYKRNTELPSENDLVREYGYSKDTIRKALSLLELDGYIQKIKGKNSLILGHGRIKNNYLGNIKTSAELNIDGKYEIKTNLESLYIIQGDKRIMDIFGANESNDFYRVSRSRTINGERLEYEVSYFDRSLVPFLNKDIAENSIYKYLETELGLNITHSRREISFRYATDEEKQHMDLGIYDMVAVVESITYLSNGNILQYGVLSYRPDKFTFVTMAKR
- a CDS encoding glucose-6-phosphate isomerase, giving the protein MHLNFDYSKALNFFNEQEVKNMEDYVKVAHNQLHNKTGIGNDFLGWLELPTNYDKEEFARIKEASKKIQNNSDVLVVIGIGGSYLGARAAIEMLNDSFYNFYEKDRKTPQVFFVGHTISSTYTQELVNYLKTTGKDFSVNVISKSGTTTEPAIAFRIFKELLEEKYGKEGARERIYATTDKARGALKSLADDEGYETFVVPDDVGGRFTVLTAVGLLPIAVSGVDIDKMMAGAKLAQDELSIPDLSKNIAYQYAVMRNILQQKGKLIEILVSYEPSMVYFNEWWKQLYGESEGKDGKALYPSSVCFSTDLHSMGQYVQEGRRILLETILKVKTPNKDIELKEAENNLDGLNYLAGKTMDFVNTKAFEGTLLAHTDGGVPNFVVELPDMSEFTFGYLVYFFEKAVGISGYMQGLNPFDQPGVEAYKKNMFALLGKPGFEELKAELEERLK